From a single Pseudoalteromonas sp. Scap06 genomic region:
- the hisS gene encoding histidine--tRNA ligase — MAKQIQAVRGMNDCLPGDTQVWQKVEHILRETVSSFGYQEIRFPIVESTDLFKRSIGEVTDIVEKEMYTFADRNGDNLTLRPEGTAVCVRAGNENGLLYNQEQRLWYMGPMFRHERPQKGRYRQFHQFGLETFGIASADIDAEVILLTAQLWEAFGITDHVRLELNSLGSNEARAEYRDALIAFLEQHTDVLDEDSKRRMYSNPLRVLDTKNPDIQAILVDAPKLSEHLDAESKEHFENLCERLDAAGVKYTVNEKLVRGLDYYNRTVFEWVTDSLGAQGTVCAGGRYDGLVEQLGGKSTPAVGFAMGLERLVLLLQALECVGDIRRSADVYLAAMGDKASIQAPIIASTLRRDVPGLRVMVHAGAGNFKKQLKRADKSDALVAIIIGEDELEQGVVTIKYLRERKEQVTLELEQAKTLLAELINS; from the coding sequence GTGGCAAAACAAATTCAGGCAGTTCGCGGTATGAACGATTGCCTGCCAGGCGATACGCAAGTTTGGCAGAAAGTAGAACACATTTTACGCGAGACCGTATCATCGTTTGGTTATCAAGAAATTCGTTTTCCAATTGTAGAATCAACCGACCTATTTAAACGCTCTATTGGTGAAGTAACCGATATAGTAGAAAAAGAAATGTACACCTTTGCCGATCGTAACGGCGACAATTTAACTCTGCGCCCAGAAGGGACTGCAGTGTGTGTCCGTGCAGGTAACGAAAATGGCCTGTTATACAATCAAGAACAACGCCTTTGGTACATGGGCCCTATGTTTCGCCATGAACGCCCACAAAAAGGTCGCTACCGTCAATTTCATCAGTTTGGTTTAGAGACTTTTGGTATTGCCAGCGCCGATATTGACGCCGAAGTTATTTTACTCACGGCGCAACTTTGGGAAGCATTTGGCATTACTGACCATGTGCGTTTAGAACTTAATTCATTAGGTTCAAACGAAGCACGTGCAGAGTACCGCGATGCCTTAATCGCCTTTTTAGAACAACATACCGATGTACTAGATGAAGATTCTAAGCGTCGTATGTACTCTAACCCACTGCGCGTTTTGGATACTAAAAATCCAGATATTCAGGCAATCTTAGTCGATGCACCAAAGCTATCTGAACATTTAGATGCTGAATCAAAAGAACATTTTGAAAATTTATGTGAACGATTAGATGCCGCAGGCGTCAAATACACGGTTAATGAAAAGCTGGTACGTGGCTTAGATTATTACAACCGCACTGTATTTGAATGGGTAACCGACAGCTTAGGTGCACAAGGTACTGTATGTGCTGGTGGTCGTTATGATGGCTTAGTAGAGCAATTAGGCGGTAAATCAACCCCTGCGGTAGGTTTCGCGATGGGTTTAGAGCGCTTGGTTTTACTACTTCAAGCACTTGAATGTGTAGGTGACATACGCCGTAGTGCTGATGTATATTTAGCAGCTATGGGCGACAAAGCCAGTATTCAAGCGCCTATAATTGCATCTACCTTACGTCGTGATGTACCTGGATTACGGGTTATGGTGCACGCTGGCGCTGGTAACTTTAAAAAACAACTCAAACGTGCTGATAAAAGCGATGCGCTCGTCGCAATTATTATCGGTGAAGATGAATTAGAGCAAGGCGTTGTGACTATTAAATACTTACGTGAGCGTAAGGAACAAGTCACACTAGAACTAGAACAAGCTAAAA
- a CDS encoding bifunctional tRNA (adenosine(37)-C2)-methyltransferase TrmG/ribosomal RNA large subunit methyltransferase RlmN, giving the protein MTEQKKINLLDLNRDAMRELFVSFGEKPFRGDQVMKWIYHFGVDNFDEMSNVNKKLKEKLKNECEIVAPEISVRQQASDGTIKYALVLEGGQEVEAVWIPEKDRATLCVSSQVGCALECTFCSTAQQGFNRNLKVSEIIGQVWRVAKDIGLDGNSEKRPVTNVVMMGMGEPLLNVKNVVPAMELMMDDWGFGLSKRRVTLSTSGVVPALDLLKEKIDVALAISLHAPDNALRDILVPINKKYPIEEFLAACRRYIDGSKANKDVTIEYVMLNGVNDSTDQAHELVKTLKGTPSKVNLIPFNPFPGNEYTRSSNSRIDRFSKVLQAAGITCIVRRTRGDDIDAACGQLAGDVVDRTKRMAKKKMRDDNAIAVNIHQA; this is encoded by the coding sequence ATGACCGAGCAAAAAAAGATTAACTTATTAGATTTAAACCGAGATGCAATGCGAGAGCTATTTGTATCATTCGGTGAAAAGCCATTCCGTGGCGATCAGGTGATGAAATGGATTTATCATTTTGGCGTAGATAATTTCGACGAAATGAGTAACGTAAACAAAAAGCTAAAAGAAAAGCTTAAAAATGAATGCGAAATTGTTGCACCAGAAATATCAGTTCGCCAACAAGCCAGCGACGGTACCATCAAATACGCACTCGTGTTAGAAGGCGGTCAAGAAGTTGAAGCAGTTTGGATCCCAGAAAAAGATCGCGCCACCTTGTGTGTATCTTCTCAAGTGGGCTGTGCACTAGAATGTACTTTTTGCTCAACGGCTCAACAAGGCTTTAACCGTAACTTAAAAGTGTCTGAAATTATCGGCCAAGTATGGCGAGTAGCCAAAGATATTGGCCTAGATGGCAACAGCGAAAAACGTCCTGTCACTAACGTAGTGATGATGGGTATGGGCGAGCCGTTACTTAACGTTAAAAACGTGGTACCTGCAATGGAATTAATGATGGACGACTGGGGCTTTGGTTTATCTAAACGCCGCGTTACATTAAGCACCTCAGGTGTGGTACCTGCCCTTGATTTATTGAAAGAAAAAATAGACGTAGCACTGGCAATTTCACTGCATGCGCCAGATAACGCCCTGCGTGACATTTTAGTACCGATCAATAAAAAATACCCAATTGAAGAGTTTTTAGCTGCGTGTCGTCGTTACATTGACGGTTCAAAAGCCAACAAAGATGTGACTATTGAATATGTAATGCTTAACGGCGTTAACGATAGTACTGATCAAGCTCATGAACTGGTTAAAACGTTAAAAGGAACACCCTCTAAGGTTAACCTTATTCCATTTAATCCATTCCCAGGTAATGAATATACTCGTTCAAGCAACAGTCGAATTGATCGTTTCTCTAAAGTATTACAAGCTGCGGGTATTACCTGTATTGTTCGTCGTACCCGAGGAGATGACATTGACGCTGCCTGCGGCCAGTTAGCTGGCGATGTTGTAGACCGTACGAAGCGTATGGCGAAAAAGAAAATGCGTGATGACAATGCAATTGCAGTGAATATTCATCAAGCCTAA
- the ispG gene encoding flavodoxin-dependent (E)-4-hydroxy-3-methylbut-2-enyl-diphosphate synthase, producing MFSESPIKRRKSTRINVGNVPIGDGAPIAVQSMTNTDTMDIDATVAQIQAIQDAGADIVRVSVPTMDAAEAFKSIKEQVSIPLVADIHFDYRIALKVAKYGVDCLRINPGNIGSEERIRAVVDSAREHNIPIRIGVNGGSLERDLQEKYGEPTPEALLESAMRHVDILRRLDFDQFKISVKASDVFLAVGAYRLLAKEIDQPLHLGITEAGGMRSGSVKSAVGLGMLLAEGIGDTLRVSLAADPVQEIKVGFDILKSLRIRSRGINFIACPSCSRQEFDVVSTMNQLEERLEDIIEPVSVSVIGCVVNGPGEALVSDIGLAGANRRSGLYINGERQKARIDNNNIVDQLEGYVRDFIEQKQQQTPIDIKIVE from the coding sequence ATGTTTTCAGAATCTCCTATCAAACGCAGAAAATCCACCCGCATTAATGTGGGTAATGTTCCAATTGGTGATGGTGCACCAATTGCTGTGCAGTCAATGACCAACACAGACACAATGGACATTGATGCCACTGTAGCTCAAATTCAAGCGATTCAAGATGCCGGTGCTGACATAGTACGTGTATCTGTTCCTACCATGGATGCAGCTGAAGCATTTAAAAGCATTAAAGAGCAGGTATCGATACCGCTGGTTGCTGATATTCACTTTGACTACCGCATTGCATTAAAAGTAGCAAAGTATGGTGTTGATTGTTTACGTATTAACCCAGGAAACATTGGCAGTGAAGAACGTATTAGAGCCGTTGTTGATTCGGCCCGTGAGCATAACATTCCAATTCGTATTGGCGTAAATGGCGGCTCACTTGAGCGCGACCTACAAGAAAAATACGGCGAGCCAACACCTGAAGCTCTACTTGAATCTGCTATGCGTCATGTAGATATATTACGTCGCTTAGACTTTGACCAATTTAAAATTTCAGTGAAAGCATCAGACGTATTTTTAGCGGTTGGCGCGTATCGTCTACTTGCAAAAGAAATCGACCAGCCACTGCATTTAGGCATTACTGAAGCAGGCGGCATGCGCTCTGGCTCAGTTAAATCGGCCGTCGGTTTAGGCATGTTATTAGCTGAAGGTATTGGTGACACGCTGCGTGTATCACTAGCGGCAGACCCAGTTCAAGAAATAAAAGTAGGCTTTGATATATTAAAATCATTGCGTATTCGCTCTCGCGGCATTAATTTTATTGCTTGCCCTAGCTGTTCGCGCCAAGAGTTTGATGTAGTAAGCACCATGAATCAACTTGAAGAGCGCTTAGAAGATATTATTGAGCCAGTTTCAGTGTCAGTCATTGGCTGTGTGGTTAACGGACCAGGCGAAGCATTAGTGAGTGATATTGGCCTTGCCGGCGCAAACCGTCGCTCAGGTTTATACATTAATGGCGAACGCCAAAAAGCCCGTATTGATAACAATAATATTGTTGATCAACTTGAAGGCTATGTACGCGATTTCATTGAACAGAAGCAACAGCAAACTCCAATTGACATAAAAATCGTAGAGTGA
- a CDS encoding RodZ domain-containing protein has protein sequence MNEDNTQPQSDEPSVGQILKTHRENANISLANIASLLKLTELQVQHIENDEYHLLGAKTFVKGYIKNYCRTLNIDSSAILAMLPAFSASDKPVDMQSFSRRTEKEAHDSRLMTVSYLILAIVIGSSAVWWWQNATPIDEQTNTIKASNSFITVQQENTKRLADEANEAVDEAQSNDIEPAPQANPAVINEQQTIQAAPLNDAQSQSEPTSSDLSTIIMMFNDESWVEIHDANDEKIAFGVKKAGYEMTLTGVAPFSVVLGKHDVVRITLNGEPVDISAFPKNRLAKFKLPLAE, from the coding sequence ATGAATGAAGATAATACACAACCGCAGAGCGATGAACCCTCTGTAGGTCAAATACTAAAAACACATAGAGAAAATGCAAACATTAGCCTTGCTAATATTGCCTCGTTATTAAAGTTAACTGAATTACAAGTTCAGCATATTGAAAACGATGAATATCATTTACTAGGCGCAAAAACATTTGTTAAAGGCTACATAAAAAATTATTGCCGCACACTAAACATAGATAGCAGCGCTATTTTAGCGATGCTGCCTGCCTTTAGTGCTTCAGATAAGCCTGTAGATATGCAAAGCTTTTCAAGGCGTACAGAAAAAGAAGCGCATGACAGTCGACTAATGACGGTAAGTTACTTAATTTTAGCCATTGTTATTGGCTCATCAGCCGTATGGTGGTGGCAAAATGCAACGCCTATTGATGAACAAACTAATACTATAAAAGCGAGTAACTCATTCATCACTGTGCAACAAGAAAATACAAAACGACTCGCTGATGAGGCCAATGAAGCTGTCGATGAAGCACAATCGAATGATATTGAGCCTGCACCACAAGCAAACCCAGCCGTAATCAATGAACAACAAACAATTCAGGCTGCGCCCCTTAACGATGCACAAAGCCAAAGTGAACCAACAAGCAGTGATTTAAGCACCATTATTATGATGTTTAATGACGAAAGCTGGGTTGAAATCCACGATGCCAACGATGAGAAAATTGCATTTGGTGTAAAAAAAGCAGGCTACGAAATGACCTTAACTGGTGTAGCGCCTTTTTCAGTGGTACTAGGCAAGCACGATGTTGTTCGTATTACCCTAAATGGTGAGCCAGTTGATATTTCGGCTTTTCCTAAAAACCGTTTAGCTAAATTTAAATTACCCTTAGCAGAGTAG